One region of Triticum aestivum cultivar Chinese Spring chromosome 6B, IWGSC CS RefSeq v2.1, whole genome shotgun sequence genomic DNA includes:
- the LOC123139042 gene encoding trihelix transcription factor GTL1-like, giving the protein MRVGKRKGYHRSLPITRMQLLTGCMEQLNYRISPMHVQGQSADASSLPADDMLGDSGGISGGGPWSGRIQWAREETLALIRIRSEMAAAFRDAAVRGRAPLWIWEEVASKLAELGYERRSAKKCREKLGGMNRSYKRAEKSRAGRQDGRSYPFSQALDALHAATARAWLQKHQEQLLMVLGGRGPPPLHAFSAPRPMSTMPPPPPPPRFPIMPAPVSWAAAAELPQPPPVCLQNLSFPFMSESESDDDGSGDGEMAAATGDCPDGLGNRKRKRGGGREKMMAFVEGLMKQVVGRQEEMQQRFLATMEKREAERAAREEAWRRQEVARLKREQEQRAHDRAAAAARHASIIAFIQRVGGHGAQVPPVVFPTPTPTQFQTPPPRQATPQPIPAAPLQRQPPPQPRQKLPPRRATPPPIPAAPLQWQPPPTQQQPPPIPAAPLQWQAPPRRATPPPQPQPIPAAPLQWQPPPQPPQAQHKETMQEEADRPRLPLAHQHSPWFPPPWSSASPKFADHTLQQS; this is encoded by the exons ATGCGTGTGGGGAAGAGAAAAGGGTACCACAGGAGCCTCCCAATCACCCGCATGCAGCTATTGACTGGTTGCATGGAGCAATTAAACTATCGCATCTCTCCGATGCATGTACAGGGGCAAT CCGCCGACGCCAGCAGCCTCCCCGCCGACGACATGCTCGGCGACTCCGGCGGCATAAGCGGCGGCGGTCCGTGGTCTGGCCGCATCCAGTGGGCGCGGGAGGAGACGCTGGCCCTCATCAGGATCCGGTCGGAGATGGCCGCCGCCTTCCGCGACGCCGCAGTCAGGGGCAGGGCTCCCCTCTGGATCTGGGAAGAGGTCGCCAGCAAGCTTGCGGAGCTTGGCTACGAGAGGAGGAGCGCCAAGAAGTGCAGGGAGAAGCTTGGGGGCATGAACAGGTCCTACAAGCGCGCCGAGAAGAGCCGGGCCGGCAGGCAGGACGGCAGGAGCTACCCCTTCTCCCAGGCGCTCGACGCGCTGcacgccgccaccgcccgcgcGTGGCTACAGAAGCACCAGGAGCAGCTGCTGATGGTCCTTGGCGGCCGCGGCCCCCCGCCGCTGCACGCCTTCTCGGCGCCGCGACCGATGAGCacaatgccgccgccgccgccgccaccgaggttCCCGATCATGCCGGCTCCTGTttcctgggcggcggcggcggagctcccccagccacctccCGTCTGTCTGCAAAACCTGAGCTTCCCGTTCATGTCCGAGTCTGAGTCGGACGACGACGGGTCCGGGGATGGCGAgatggcggcggcgaccggcgactGCCCGGATGGCCTCGGCAACCGCAAGCGCAAGCGGGGCGGCGGCAGGGAGAAGATGATGGCTTTCGTGGAGGGGCTGATGAAGCAGGTCGTCGGGAGGCAAGAGGAGATGCAGCAGCGGTTCCTGGCGACCATGGAGAAGAGGGAGGCGGAGCGCGCGGCGCGGGAGGAGGCCTGGCGCCggcaggaggtggcccggctcaAGCGCGAGCAGGAGCAGCGCGCGCACGATCGCGCCGCGGCGGCCGCACGCCACGCCTCCATCATCGCCTTCATCCAGCGCGTCGGCGGGCATGGCGCGCAAGTCCCGCCCGTCGTCTTCCCTACGCCCACGCCGACGCAGTTCCAGACCCCGCCGCCGCGTCAGGCCACACCGCAGCCCATCCCAGCCGCGCCGCTCCAACGCCAGCCACCGCCGCAACCTCGACAGAAGCTGCCGCCGCGGCGGGCCACGCCGCCGCCCATCCCAGCTGCGCCACTCCAATGGCAGCCGCCGCCGacgcagcagcagccgccgcccatCCCAGCTGCGCCGCTCCAATGGCAGGCACCGCCGCGGCGAGCCACGCCGCCGCCCCAGCCGCAGCCCATCCCAGCCGCGCCGCTCCAATGGCAGCCACCGCCGCAACCACCACAGGCACAGCACAAGGAAACGATGCAGGAAGAAGCGGATCGACCCCGACTTCCGCTGGCTCATCAGCACTCGCCCTGGTTCCCGCCGCCATGGAGCAGTGCTTCCCCCAAGTTTGCAGATCACACCTTGCAGCAGTCGTAG